The following proteins are co-located in the Clostridiales bacterium genome:
- a CDS encoding GntR family transcriptional regulator — protein sequence MINNSQMRFSMNAIKYMQILEDLKEQIELGGLAPGDMLPSENSLSANYGVSRMSARKALLLLSEKGYIYSVPGKGYFVNEPRYNKHILYFDETDFIKRYVENIKLHQVDIITAPEDVAAELGLARSKKVILIKNILFNEDEVPIAIDTKYLPYDRGQPNIEDEIGYATFPEIITNQVSLFSVKKELKIWPEISDKELNKILGLKESCPLLVIEQKCISKDDKPIAWGLMHIKKDYGRLFAVSAL from the coding sequence TTGATCAATAATTCGCAGATGAGGTTTTCTATGAACGCAATCAAATATATGCAGATATTGGAGGATTTGAAGGAACAGATCGAATTAGGAGGCCTGGCACCCGGCGATATGCTTCCTTCCGAAAACAGTCTCTCCGCCAACTATGGAGTCAGCAGAATGAGTGCCAGAAAAGCACTTTTGCTGCTGTCGGAAAAGGGTTATATCTACTCGGTTCCGGGCAAAGGCTATTTTGTCAATGAACCACGATATAACAAGCATATCCTCTACTTTGACGAAACGGATTTTATTAAGCGATATGTAGAGAATATTAAACTTCATCAGGTTGACATCATAACCGCTCCAGAGGATGTTGCGGCAGAACTGGGGCTGGCGAGAAGCAAAAAAGTAATCCTGATCAAAAACATTCTATTTAATGAGGATGAAGTTCCGATTGCTATTGATACAAAATATCTTCCTTACGACAGGGGCCAGCCTAATATCGAGGATGAAATTGGCTACGCTACCTTCCCCGAAATCATTACGAATCAGGTTTCCCTTTTTTCCGTGAAGAAAGAGCTGAAAATCTGGCCGGAGATTTCGGATAAAGAACTGAATAAGATCCTTGGCCTTAAAGAAAGTTGCCCCTTGCTGGTAATTGAGCAGAAGTGCATCAGCAAGGACGACAAACCCATCGCTTGGGGACTGATGCATATTAAAAAAGATTACGGAAGGCTTTTTGCGGTTTCTGCCCTGTAA
- a CDS encoding toxic anion resistance protein, which yields MSDEMKDTMPTLTLDPFGENGIQPPSAVPAAFEDKQVQTVEEPALTPEEQKIVDDFASKIELSNSNIIIQYGSGAQKKIAEFSESALNNVRTKDLGEVGELLTNVVTELKNFDGEEEEKGFLGIFKRTSRKLSNLKTKYDKAEVNVTKICSILENHQIQLLKDIALLDKMYDMNKVYFKELSMYILAGKKKLNEVLNAELPKLKSKAQTSGLPEDAQAANDLAALCNRFEKKLHDLELTRMISIQMAPQIRLVQNNDTLMSDKIQSTLVNTIPLWKSQMVLALGIANSQSAAESQRQVTDMTNELLRKNAATLKMATIETAKESERGIVDIETLVNTNQSLISTLEEVSKIQEEGRQKRALAETELKRIEGELKQKLLEMRN from the coding sequence ATGAGCGATGAGATGAAAGATACGATGCCCACTCTGACTTTAGATCCTTTCGGTGAGAACGGAATTCAGCCGCCGTCAGCTGTTCCGGCAGCCTTCGAGGATAAGCAGGTCCAGACAGTGGAAGAACCTGCACTGACACCCGAAGAACAGAAAATAGTAGATGACTTTGCCTCGAAAATCGAGCTTTCCAATTCCAACATCATCATACAGTATGGTTCCGGTGCGCAAAAGAAAATTGCAGAATTCTCAGAATCTGCGCTGAATAATGTGAGAACCAAGGATCTTGGTGAAGTGGGAGAACTGCTGACCAACGTCGTAACAGAGCTAAAGAATTTTGATGGAGAAGAAGAGGAAAAGGGCTTTCTCGGAATCTTTAAAAGGACTTCCAGGAAGCTGTCAAATCTAAAAACCAAGTACGACAAAGCAGAGGTTAATGTAACAAAGATATGTTCGATTTTAGAAAATCATCAGATACAGCTGCTGAAAGACATTGCACTTCTTGACAAGATGTATGACATGAACAAGGTCTATTTCAAAGAGCTTTCCATGTACATCCTGGCAGGAAAGAAAAAGCTAAATGAGGTATTGAACGCAGAACTTCCAAAACTGAAGTCGAAGGCGCAGACCAGCGGCCTTCCTGAAGATGCACAGGCAGCAAACGATTTGGCGGCCCTTTGCAACCGTTTTGAAAAGAAGCTTCATGATCTGGAGCTTACGAGAATGATTTCGATTCAGATGGCACCGCAAATTCGCCTCGTTCAAAATAATGACACGTTGATGTCGGACAAGATTCAGTCCACTCTGGTCAATACCATTCCACTGTGGAAGAGCCAAATGGTCCTTGCTCTTGGAATTGCCAATTCCCAGAGTGCAGCTGAGTCACAACGTCAGGTGACGGACATGACCAATGAGCTCCTTCGAAAAAATGCGGCTACGTTGAAAATGGCTACCATTGAAACGGCAAAGGAGTCGGAGCGGGGAATCGTGGATATTGAAACCCTTGTTAATACGAATCAAAGCCTGATTTCCACCCTGGAAGAAGTCTCCAAGATTCAGGAAGAGGGGCGCCAGAAAAGGGCTCTGGCAGAAACCGAACTAAAACGCATTGAAGGGGAGCTGAAGCAAAAGCTTCTGGAGATGAGAAACTGA
- a CDS encoding DUF1638 domain-containing protein — MRNLILACEILEDEIKKALSAAENQDPIIWIDSSLHMFPQKLHDKLQEEIDRLDSEGEDSLGSPQNILLSFGYCGNAVVGLKSAKSNLVFPQANDCIDLFLYKNEDKITIRSSGCYFLTRGWLKSQYSIVNEYDRYLEKYGQKKTDRIMDVMLSHYQCFTLLDTGAYPVEDFTPIASEAARKLNMQLCTKKGNIQQLIKLFSEDWDEDFCIIPHNSQVTLDHFSHLNLSPAQGQIL, encoded by the coding sequence ATGCGTAATCTTATTTTAGCTTGCGAAATCCTGGAAGATGAAATTAAGAAGGCGCTGTCCGCTGCTGAAAATCAAGACCCAATCATCTGGATCGACTCTTCCTTACATATGTTTCCCCAAAAACTCCACGACAAGCTTCAGGAGGAAATTGACCGCCTCGATTCGGAAGGAGAAGATTCCCTTGGGTCCCCTCAAAATATCCTCTTATCGTTCGGATACTGCGGAAATGCGGTTGTAGGACTGAAATCCGCGAAATCAAATTTGGTCTTCCCTCAGGCCAATGACTGTATCGACTTGTTTTTATATAAAAATGAAGATAAAATAACAATAAGAAGCAGCGGCTGCTATTTTCTGACTCGAGGCTGGCTCAAAAGTCAGTACAGCATTGTAAATGAGTATGATCGGTATCTTGAAAAATATGGGCAGAAAAAAACGGATCGGATTATGGATGTGATGCTGTCTCATTACCAATGCTTTACGCTGCTTGATACCGGTGCCTATCCGGTAGAAGACTTTACTCCAATTGCATCTGAAGCAGCACGGAAATTAAATATGCAGCTCTGCACGAAAAAAGGAAATATTCAACAATTGATAAAACTGTTCTCCGAAGACTGGGACGAAGATTTCTGTATTATCCCTCATAATTCCCAGGTGACTTTGGATCATTTCAGCCATCTGAATCTATCACCAGCACAAGGTCAAATCCTATAA
- a CDS encoding uroporphyrinogen-III decarboxylase — protein sequence MNQNVFSPEERLYAAISHQKSDRISCAPLIESYAARFAAISNHDFLYDEEKAFAALAAIKAAYPLWDIRRSIYFIHHGSLQNKIGLLKSKMPGVDLPEDYEYQVVEYEAMSREDYRIIIDKGYKEYIQTFFFRAFRTSKEQIALAEEDLLNLHRKEKESAEALGQVYLYGAHINFPVAYFTTLRSFPEFIRDTYKAPELLCEAISIATDDAIAECIDLVGKTGIPRAFVGINRISSQFFSYGAFEKFVWPYLERFVLKLIEHGITPILHLDNDWTRNLAYFQTFPPNKIILELDGSTDIFLAKKLLGGRICLLGDVPASRFVLGTPEEITRICQKLLGEIGSDGGFILSSGCTLPYNARHENVAAFFHALESF from the coding sequence ATGAATCAGAACGTTTTTTCTCCGGAAGAAAGGCTGTATGCTGCCATTTCCCATCAGAAATCAGACAGGATTTCCTGTGCTCCCTTGATCGAAAGCTATGCGGCAAGATTTGCCGCCATATCAAATCACGACTTTCTCTACGACGAAGAAAAAGCTTTTGCCGCATTAGCAGCAATTAAGGCTGCATATCCCCTATGGGATATTCGTCGTTCAATTTATTTCATCCATCACGGCAGCCTCCAAAATAAAATCGGTCTTCTGAAAAGCAAAATGCCTGGCGTTGATCTTCCCGAAGACTATGAGTACCAGGTTGTAGAATATGAGGCCATGTCCAGAGAAGACTATAGAATCATAATTGACAAGGGATACAAAGAGTACATCCAAACCTTCTTTTTCAGGGCCTTCAGGACCTCAAAAGAGCAAATCGCCTTGGCAGAAGAGGATCTTCTGAATCTTCACCGAAAGGAAAAGGAAAGCGCTGAGGCCCTTGGTCAAGTTTACCTCTACGGTGCCCATATCAACTTTCCCGTGGCTTATTTCACCACGCTCCGATCTTTTCCCGAATTTATACGAGATACCTACAAAGCACCTGAACTTCTGTGCGAAGCAATTTCCATCGCAACCGATGACGCCATCGCAGAATGCATTGATCTTGTCGGCAAAACAGGAATTCCACGCGCCTTTGTGGGAATCAACCGGATCAGCAGCCAATTTTTTTCATATGGGGCCTTTGAAAAATTTGTCTGGCCCTATCTGGAGCGCTTTGTCCTAAAGCTCATTGAGCACGGTATCACACCAATCCTTCATCTCGATAATGACTGGACCAGAAACCTTGCCTATTTTCAAACCTTTCCACCTAATAAAATTATTTTGGAGCTGGACGGAAGCACTGATATTTTTCTTGCAAAGAAACTCCTGGGCGGCAGGATCTGTCTTCTTGGCGATGTTCCTGCTTCTCGCTTCGTTCTTGGAACACCGGAGGAAATCACCCGCATCTGTCAGAAGTTGCTCGGTGAGATCGGTTCTGACGGGGGATTTATCTTGAGCAGCGGGTGCACCCTTCCATACAATGCAAGACATGAGAATGTAGCTGCATTTTTTCATGCTCTTGAGAGCTTCTAA
- a CDS encoding cobalamin-binding protein, with translation MRFLPCNRMASTPTLQIKRSSINITGGKDMEDQLIDAVLELNEDLAIDIVTQRIREGESPVSIISLVQEGVNRVGIYYNQGRYFIADLIMSGLIFKEVIKLITFPPEDSSLPQPVKAIFATVERDIHDIGKNIAVTYFNSKGIHPVDLGVNVPPEIILEQIMEDEPVVLFLSGLITSSYYSMKKTVSLLKERGLRENVVVVICGLVDEEVKNYVEADYYVKDIVESYELYVKLSSDSQKTTSNLGLRRWTQKHVGSPPASIWQEVREDA, from the coding sequence TTGCGGTTTCTGCCCTGTAATAGAATGGCATCGACCCCTACACTACAAATTAAACGGTCATCAATCAACATAACGGGAGGAAAAGATATGGAAGACCAATTAATTGATGCTGTACTTGAGCTTAATGAAGACCTGGCCATCGACATTGTAACGCAAAGAATACGGGAGGGCGAAAGCCCCGTTTCCATTATCAGCTTGGTTCAGGAGGGAGTTAACCGAGTAGGGATCTACTACAATCAGGGGCGATACTTTATTGCTGATCTGATTATGTCCGGACTGATCTTTAAGGAGGTTATTAAACTGATTACGTTTCCTCCAGAGGATTCTTCCCTGCCTCAGCCAGTCAAAGCCATATTCGCTACCGTCGAAAGAGATATTCATGACATCGGCAAGAACATTGCCGTCACCTATTTTAACTCCAAGGGCATACATCCTGTGGATTTGGGCGTCAACGTGCCGCCGGAGATAATTTTGGAGCAGATCATGGAAGATGAGCCTGTGGTACTGTTCTTATCCGGCCTCATTACCTCGTCCTATTATTCTATGAAAAAAACCGTCAGTTTGCTGAAGGAACGAGGGCTTCGTGAGAACGTGGTCGTGGTGATCTGCGGACTTGTTGACGAAGAAGTGAAAAACTATGTTGAAGCAGATTATTACGTAAAGGACATTGTTGAAAGCTATGAACTTTATGTCAAGCTGTCTTCTGACAGTCAGAAAACGACTTCAAATCTTGGTCTGAGGCGCTGGACTCAGAAACATGTTGGCAGCCCCCCTGCTTCTATATGGCAGGAGGTGAGAGAAGATGCGTAA
- a CDS encoding cobalamin-binding protein: MSAKYQHITDALAQLEEEALVQALKDAVEAGPSAEEAQDIVNACTMGMEKVGDLFEEGEYFVGDLIYAADILKDGMEILAPCIGAGGVSKLGKLVIGSAPGDLHDIGKNIFIAMMEAAGFEVHDLGIDVAPEKFVEKVKEVQPDIVGISGLLTLSLDTMGDVINALKQAGLRDGVKVMIGGNPVSEAVQKRVGADAHSTNAATGVKQCKEWVVA; the protein is encoded by the coding sequence ATGTCTGCAAAGTATCAGCACATCACAGATGCACTGGCTCAACTGGAAGAGGAGGCTCTCGTCCAGGCACTTAAGGACGCTGTTGAAGCCGGTCCAAGCGCCGAAGAAGCGCAGGATATCGTCAATGCCTGTACCATGGGAATGGAAAAGGTAGGAGATCTGTTTGAGGAAGGTGAGTATTTTGTAGGGGACCTGATCTATGCTGCCGACATCCTGAAAGATGGGATGGAAATTCTGGCACCTTGCATCGGAGCAGGCGGCGTCTCCAAGCTCGGAAAACTTGTCATAGGTTCTGCCCCCGGAGATCTTCATGATATCGGAAAGAATATCTTTATTGCAATGATGGAGGCTGCGGGTTTTGAGGTACACGATTTGGGTATCGATGTAGCCCCTGAGAAGTTTGTAGAAAAGGTAAAAGAAGTTCAGCCGGATATCGTTGGAATCAGCGGCCTGCTTACGTTGTCTCTCGACACAATGGGAGATGTAATCAACGCTTTGAAACAGGCAGGTCTGCGGGATGGTGTTAAAGTGATGATCGGCGGAAATCCGGTCAGCGAAGCAGTTCAAAAGAGAGTTGGAGCAGATGCTCACAGTACCAATGCTGCTACAGGTGTGAAGCAGTGTAAAGAATGGGTGGTGGCATAA